The Glycine soja cultivar W05 chromosome 6, ASM419377v2, whole genome shotgun sequence genome has a window encoding:
- the LOC114417334 gene encoding uncharacterized protein LOC114417334 — MPHQVMVRSQPANGHRRRGVGEVAGSAAADCTAVCCCCPCTVVNLVVLAVYKLPKGLVEKAAHKRRRRMPKKNNTGDVKNGVVLLQAQRSSSVETLDIAVGPTRLEEFMKKEWEDEEKGKCEKEEEEGLEKEMWARFAGTGFWRSESQRQP; from the coding sequence ATGCCTCACCAAGTCATGGTCCGTTCGCAGCCAGCGAACGGCCACCGGAGGCGCGGCGTCGGCGAAGTGGCCGGCAGCGCCGCGGCAGACTGCACTGCCGTGTGCTGCTGCTGCCCCTGCACGGTCGTCAACCTCGTCGTCCTCGCCGTGTACAAGCTCCCGAAGGGGCTCGTGGAAAAAGCTGCGCACAAGAGACGACGCCGTATGCCGAAGAAGAACAACACCGGCGACGTAAAAAACGGCGTCGTTTTGTTGCAGGCGCAGCGTTCGAGCAGCGTGGAAACGCTCGATATTGCGGTGGGGCCCACGCGCTTGGAGGAGTTTATGAAGAAGGAGTGGGAGGACGAGGAGAAGGGGAAGTGCgagaaggaagaggaagaggggtTGGAGAAGGAGATGTGGGCCCGGTTTGCAGGAACTGGATTCTGGCGGAGCGAGTCTCAGCGTCAACCATAA